CGCAGGTTATCCAGCATGAGGTGGATCACTGCGAGGGTATTGTCATTTGAGCCGGGACCTGAGAGCGCTAACCTTCAGCAGGACGGCCGCTGAGCAAATTCTGAGGAATGAGACCGATACCCGCACGCTTTTGTCAGAATATCCGGAGTACAAAGAAGAGGTGCTGCTTGAGATCAATGCCCTATCGGGCCGTCAACGCGCCAATCTGATCCAACATTTGCTCGCCAGCTATACAAGCAGCGCCAAAATAGCGAAGAGCAAAATTGTCAAAAGCGGCTTTAATCAAACGACCATTAACGCTTTTCTTCCTAATATAATTAAAGCCCGCTTCGCCATTTATCTGATCGAACAGCTGCAACTCGCGGTATCCGCCGAATCAGCCTCCGGGCCTGTCCGGTTCAATCTCTGGGACGGTTATATTCTGCAGAAGCTCCTGTTCAAGGACAAGCTTGTCCGCAAGCCCGTATCGCTCCCTCTGTTCCGGGTATGCTGGAAGCTGATTATCCGCCCCAAAGTGCTGATGCCGCTGGTCAATAAACAAGGGATCTACTGCTTCTATTCCCGTTCGTTAATCAAGCGCTTGTCCGCTCTAATCGGAGATAAGGCGTGCCTGGAGATTGGAGCAGGTGACGGTACCTTGACGAGATTCCTTAACGATAACGGCACAGCCTGCCGGGCAACCGATGATTATAGCTGGGCGCATTATATCACCTACCCCGATTTTGTGGAAAAAGCCGATGCCAAAGCTGCCCTGAGCAAATACGCTCCAAAGGTGGTACTTTGTTCCTGGCCGGTGCCCGGCAACCCTTATGAGAAGCATGTTTTTAATACAGATTCTGTAGAGTTGTATATTGTAATCGGCACAAGAGACCCGGCGATCACCGGTGATTTCGATGCGTATGATAAGGCTAAGCATTTCAGCATGGAGCTGAATGAGGAATTATCCCGCCTGCTTGTGCCGCCCTCTGAGGACAATGCGGTCTATCTCTTCACACGCAAACAAGACAGTACACACTCACGATAGGTGAGCATCTACTGTCTTGTTTGTTTTGCTGTCTATTCCGGCCTCAGCCCAGATCCCCCAGCTCAATCTGCACGATTCCCCGGTCATCCCGCTCCTCGGCGATTCCGCCGATCAGATGCATCAGGCTGCCGAACTCCAGCTCATTGAACTTGCGTGCGGCGTTATCCCGCTGCAGCTCCCAGAGACATTCGGCCAGCTCGCATACCACCGGCACATCACAGCGGATCTCTGCCAGTTCCCGTGAGAGATGCAGCATGTCGAGATCCGCTTCAATCTTGGCGCGTACGCCCTTGGGCAGCAGATGCAGGTTCTCGATGACCCCTTCCACCGTGCCGTATTCCGTCAGCAGCTTGGTGGCCGTCTTCTCGCCTATGCCCTTCACCCCGGGATAATTATCGCTGGTGTCGCCCATGAAGCCCTTCAGGTCAATCACCTGCGCAGGAGTGAGGCCACGTTCTGCCAAAAGCTCAGCCGGATCATACACTTTATAGTTGGAACGGCCTTTTTTCATAATCACGACCTTGACGCTGTCATTCACCAGTTGGAGCATGTCATGATCCCCGGTCAGAATATAGACCTCCGACTCCCCGCTGTAGCACGAAGCCAGTGTACCGATGCAGTCATCTGCCTCATACCCGGCCAGCCCGATATTTGGCACGCCCAGCTCCGCCACAACCTCCTTCACGAGGTCGAACTGCGGGATCAGCTCCAGCGGAGCGTCAATCCGGTTCGATTTGTAGCCTTCGTACTTCTCCGAGCGGAACGTGCCCTTGCCCATATCCCAGCAGCAGACCACATGCGAAGGCTCAAACGTACTCACCGCGTCGAAAAAATACTGCAAAAATCCATACACCGCATTCGTCGGCAGCCCGGCGCGGGTCTTGCGGATATATCCACCATAAGAGGTAGCATAAAAAGCGCGGAACAGCAGAGCCATTCCATCGACAATCATGACCCGGCCCTTGATTTCTGTTGCTGTGCTCATGTGTAACCTCTCCTTGTATTCCTTCATTTAGGCGTTGCTCCAAGCTTCGGCGTACTGGTCTTCCTTGTAGCCTACGGTAACCTTCTTGCCGTCAGTGACTACCGGACGCTTAATCAGCATCCCATGTGCGGACAGCAGCGCAAGCTGCTCGTCTTCGCTTAAATCTGCAAGGGTATCCTTCAGGCCAAGCTCCCGGTAGACCTCACCACTCGTATTAAAAAACTTCTTCAGCGGCAGGCCGCTGTGCTTCACCAGCACACGCAGCTCCTCCACGGTTGGCGGCTGCTCTGCGATATGCTGCAGCTCCAGCTCGTGCCCCGCTTCCTTCAGCCATTTCACTGCGCTGCGGCAGGTGCTGCATTTCGGATATTGATACACCTTCAAGTTACTCATCGGCTTCTCCTTCTATTATAAAGTGCAGAAGTGATGCTAGTCTTACAGATCGTCACTGCTGCTTATTTTGTTGGGGTCGTCTGCATAGCGGCGGCTTTTGCCCGGCCGGCCTTACGATCGGCATCACGCCCGGCATCAATAGGTGGAAATTGTACAACTCTTCCTTCCAAATCCGCATCGCGGGAGGAAATAGTTGGATTTCCGGCATTTAAATTCGGAAAAATCGTTACTTTGCGGAGTGTGGGAAAGTTTAGTTGTACTTTTTCCACTTGCTTGCCGCAGAGCCTTCATATAGCTGGAAATAAGTGCAGCCTGGCACTTATTTGCCTGCTGGCGTACTCCAGTGGCGGCAGAAAGGTTACTCTGTGAGCGGTCGGAGCAGGTAAAAGCAGTATGCTGCTTAGCATCTTCCTCCGATTGCAGCCAGGCAAGCTGCATGCTGTAGCAACGGGAAGCTGAGTCCCGGATAGGTCCGGCACTTCCTTACCGTGCCGACTGCCGGAGCTTCTCCTGCAGCAGCGCCATATCCGGCGGCAGCGGAGCTTCGAAGACCAGCTCGGCATGCGTCACCGGATGCCGGAAGGCCAGCCGCACCGCATGCAGCGCCTGGCGCGGAATGGCCGCGTCCAGCTCCGCGATCTGCGCGAGCCGGGCGGCTTCGCCCGGCGACAGCGCCTGCTCTCGCGCCTGC
The window above is part of the Paenibacillus sp. FSL H8-0048 genome. Proteins encoded here:
- a CDS encoding 5'-3' exonuclease, whose amino-acid sequence is MSTATEIKGRVMIVDGMALLFRAFYATSYGGYIRKTRAGLPTNAVYGFLQYFFDAVSTFEPSHVVCCWDMGKGTFRSEKYEGYKSNRIDAPLELIPQFDLVKEVVAELGVPNIGLAGYEADDCIGTLASCYSGESEVYILTGDHDMLQLVNDSVKVVIMKKGRSNYKVYDPAELLAERGLTPAQVIDLKGFMGDTSDNYPGVKGIGEKTATKLLTEYGTVEGVIENLHLLPKGVRAKIEADLDMLHLSRELAEIRCDVPVVCELAECLWELQRDNAARKFNELEFGSLMHLIGGIAEERDDRGIVQIELGDLG
- a CDS encoding arsenate reductase family protein, with amino-acid sequence MSNLKVYQYPKCSTCRSAVKWLKEAGHELELQHIAEQPPTVEELRVLVKHSGLPLKKFFNTSGEVYRELGLKDTLADLSEDEQLALLSAHGMLIKRPVVTDGKKVTVGYKEDQYAEAWSNA